Below is a genomic region from Candidatus Pacearchaeota archaeon.
AACAATTGGTTTGATTTTAGAAACTTCTTTAGCGATACGCATAAACTTACGCCCATCTTTTACTCCTTCAAAATAAATAGAAATTACTTTTGTTTCATTATCTGTTTTTAAATATTCAATAAAATCAGCTAAATCAATACCAGCTTCATTTCCGTAAGAAATAACTTTGGAAAATCCGAGTTTATTTTTATCAACAACTGAATCTAATAATGCTCCCGATTGAGAAAGAAAAGCAATATTCCCCTTTTTAGGGGTTATGGGAGCAAACGAAGCATTCAAATTGATTGAAGGATTGATTATTCCTAAACAATTAGGTCCAATTAAAGGAATTTTGTATTTTCTTGCAATATCCCTTATTTCTTCCTCTTCTTTTACGTTGCCAGCCTCTTTGAAACCAGAAGAAACAATAATGATTGTGCCCACTTTCTTTTCGCAACATTCAGAGACGATATTTTTAACTAGTTTTGATGGAACAGCAATAATAACCAAATCTATCTTATCTTTAATATCTAAAATAGTATCAAAACATTTTATTCCTAAAACTTCTTTCCTTTTTGGATTAACAAAATATATCTTTCTTAAATCTTTGCCTTCTAAAAGATTTTTAGCCAAGCCCAAACCAACCGTTTTTAACTCATCACTTGCTCCAATCAAAGCTATAGATTTAGGATTAAATATTTTTTTCATACAATTATTCTAAAATCAGCAATCAATACTTGCTTATCTGTAACTATAACTGGATTGAAATCAATTGATTGAATCTTTTCTTCTTTAAGAGAAAGATTAGAAAGATTGACTATTGTTTCGGCAATATTTATTAAATCAACTTTCTTCTTTCCTCTCGCTCCATTTAATATCTCAAATCCTTTTGTTTCCTTTATCATTTTGATTGCTTCTTCTCTGTCAATCGGAGCAATTCTAAAAGCAACGTCTTTAATTATTTCGATAAATATTCCTCCTAATCCAAACATTAGAACAGGACCAAATTGAGAATCTCTTTTCATGCCAATAGCAATTTCATTTCCAGAAACCATTTCCTGAACTAATACTCCTTCAATGTTCTTCCCTTTAATATTTTTTTCAATTTCATCCCAGGCAACACTAAATTCTTCCTCATTTTTAATATTTACCTTCACTCCCCCAACCTCAGACTTATGAAATATCTTTTGAGCGTGAATTTTTAACACAATCGGAAAGCCTATTTGTTTTGCAAACAATAATGCTTTTTCTTTTGAATTAAAAATCTCCGTTCTACAGAAAGGGAGCTTATATTTTAAGAGAATTTTTTTAGTTTCTTCAAAACTTAATATTTCCATGTTTTAATTTTACATTAAAATTGGAATTGCTGCAATAAAACAAAAGCCCGAGGATAAAACCTCGGGCGGAAAAATAAATCCTAAATACAACCACTATAACCGTTAACATTAACAAGACCATAAGGGACCAAATCAGCACCATTATCAATTAGAAATTGACAACTTGTTTGCGGTTCGGCATTTTTACACATTCCACAACCATCACATATAGACCAGTCAAGATACCCTCCGTGAGTTGTGCAATTAGCAAGCGTACGTCCAGCATAACCACAAGTATGATCAGGATGATAATTAGACGTATGAGAGGCAGAACAATTAACTGTGGCTCCTCCGTCTGATCCAGTGCATTGCCAGGTCCAAGGACCAACATTGTTGTCAGGTGATAAATTAATCATATTTCCGGAGACACACCAACTATAGTCTGAAAAATTCACTTTACTACTTCTTTCATGAGGTCCACAACTAAAAGGATTTATATTTGAATATGTATCAGGAAGTGTACATTCACCAGCAACAGCT
It encodes:
- a CDS encoding CoA-binding protein encodes the protein MKKIFNPKSIALIGASDELKTVGLGLAKNLLEGKDLRKIYFVNPKRKEVLGIKCFDTILDIKDKIDLVIIAVPSKLVKNIVSECCEKKVGTIIIVSSGFKEAGNVKEEEEIRDIARKYKIPLIGPNCLGIINPSINLNASFAPITPKKGNIAFLSQSGALLDSVVDKNKLGFSKVISYGNEAGIDLADFIEYLKTDNETKVISIYFEGVKDGRKFMRIAKEVSKIKPIVAIKSGRSDKGKEAVGTHTGTLAGDYSVYQAAMKQSGVILVDTLEELFDVSLVLSSLPKCENGIGIVTNGGGLGVLTVDYCSEMGIEIPSLSKTTISFLEKNKVMEKVVSKNNPLDVLGDALSDRYAVAIESLLKQNDINGLIVISTPQLMTEHEKNAKIITELRNKYPLKPIVCCFLGGQSVNSAIEYLESNRIPNYTDVKRAVKSINSLIKK
- a CDS encoding acetate--CoA ligase family protein is translated as MEILSFEETKKILLKYKLPFCRTEIFNSKEKALLFAKQIGFPIVLKIHAQKIFHKSEVGGVKVNIKNEEEFSVAWDEIEKNIKGKNIEGVLVQEMVSGNEIAIGMKRDSQFGPVLMFGLGGIFIEIIKDVAFRIAPIDREEAIKMIKETKGFEILNGARGKKKVDLINIAETIVNLSNLSLKEEKIQSIDFNPVIVTDKQVLIADFRIIV